One Orrella dioscoreae genomic window carries:
- a CDS encoding hydrolase, which translates to MTFRNGLDSLLRPEDSVLVLIDHQPYQLANVNSHEPQMVINNTAGLAKAAKAFGVPTILTTVIAAQGGHLFPQITEVFPGQEVIDRTLINTWEDKKVVDLVKATGRKQLIIAGLWTEVCVAMPAIQALGEGWDVTVVTDASGAVSVEAHQVAIQRMIAAGANMMTWLAVAAEWQRDWARTEQAVALTDVIKQHAGGSGIAFLWEQQLLNTPVPNKAG; encoded by the coding sequence ATGACCTTCCGCAATGGCCTGGATTCGCTGCTTCGCCCCGAAGACTCCGTACTCGTCCTGATCGACCACCAGCCCTACCAGCTCGCGAACGTGAACAGCCACGAGCCGCAAATGGTGATCAACAACACGGCAGGCCTGGCCAAGGCCGCCAAGGCCTTCGGCGTGCCCACCATCCTGACCACCGTGATCGCGGCGCAGGGCGGCCACCTCTTCCCGCAGATCACCGAGGTGTTCCCCGGCCAGGAAGTCATCGACCGCACCCTCATCAACACCTGGGAAGACAAGAAGGTGGTGGACCTGGTCAAGGCGACGGGCCGCAAGCAGTTGATCATCGCCGGCCTGTGGACCGAAGTCTGCGTCGCGATGCCGGCGATCCAGGCGCTGGGCGAAGGCTGGGACGTGACGGTTGTCACCGATGCCTCGGGCGCCGTCTCGGTCGAGGCCCACCAGGTGGCCATCCAGCGCATGATCGCCGCCGGCGCCAACATGATGACCTGGCTGGCGGTGGCCGCCGAATGGCAGCGCGACTGGGCCCGCACCGAGCAGGCCGTCGCCCTGACGGACGTGATCAAGCAGCACGCCGGCGGCAGCGGCATTGCCTTCCTGTGGGAGCAGCAGCTGCTGAATACGCCGGTGCCGAACAAGGCGGGTTGA
- a CDS encoding LysR family transcriptional regulator → MDIEDLRTFVEVADAGGVSPAARRLGVSKSIVSRRLVKLEAALGVQLLARTTRGAALTEAGAVFRDHAARVCAEIDEARETIVPDGELCGRLRVAAPLSLGPTLFANILAEMARRHPQLHIHTSYSDRFVDLIAEGFDCAIRVGYLPDSNLVARRVAPLYGKLVASPDYIAAHGAPETPDQVEAHQAVTQGTETWQFMDGERIVSVRPQGRFKADNGAALAAAAAAGLGIAWVPDPVTDPYVADGRLVAVMTRYPPPPAGVYVIRPPGAHPARKLRVLTELLIECLGDPSRPAETGSRPAKAAARRVR, encoded by the coding sequence ATGGATATCGAAGACCTGCGGACATTCGTGGAAGTGGCTGATGCGGGCGGCGTGTCGCCGGCCGCGCGCCGGCTGGGCGTGTCCAAGTCCATCGTCAGCAGGCGGCTCGTCAAGCTGGAAGCGGCGCTGGGCGTCCAACTGCTGGCGCGCACCACCCGCGGTGCGGCGTTGACGGAGGCCGGCGCCGTGTTCCGCGACCACGCCGCCCGGGTATGCGCCGAGATCGACGAGGCCAGGGAAACGATCGTGCCCGACGGCGAACTGTGCGGCCGCCTGCGCGTGGCTGCGCCGCTGTCGCTGGGCCCGACGCTCTTCGCGAACATCCTGGCGGAAATGGCGCGGCGGCACCCGCAGCTCCACATCCATACGTCGTACAGCGATCGTTTCGTCGATCTCATCGCGGAAGGTTTCGATTGCGCGATCCGCGTCGGCTACCTGCCGGATTCCAACCTGGTCGCCCGGCGCGTGGCGCCCCTGTACGGCAAGCTGGTCGCCAGTCCGGACTACATCGCGGCGCATGGCGCGCCCGAGACGCCGGACCAGGTCGAGGCGCACCAGGCGGTCACGCAGGGCACCGAAACCTGGCAGTTCATGGATGGCGAGCGCATCGTCTCGGTACGGCCGCAGGGACGCTTCAAGGCCGACAACGGCGCGGCGCTGGCGGCGGCCGCCGCGGCAGGGCTGGGCATTGCCTGGGTGCCGGATCCGGTCACCGATCCCTATGTGGCGGACGGCAGGCTGGTGGCGGTGATGACGCGTTATCCGCCGCCGCCCGCGGGGGTGTATGTCATTCGTCCGCCGGGTGCGCATCCGGCCAGGAAGTTGCGGGTGCTGACCGAGCTGCTGATCGAGTGCCTGGGCGACCCCTCGCGTCCGGCCGAGACGGGCAGCCGGCCCGCGAAGGCGGCCGCGCGCCGCGTCCGCTAG
- a CDS encoding LysR substrate-binding domain-containing protein, whose amino-acid sequence MTRSPRLPPLNALRAFWVVMRHGSFRGAAEELLISPQAVSQQIQLLEESLKITLFRRRGRLIEPTDQAALLAPFVQAGFDELTEGVQRVTRASSRKRININVSPYFAMHYLMARLERFSKQMPDADLRLTTMVTLPDFTADEVDVSIQWGFGEWKDLDTTLLVRDPKIICCTPALARTIHAPEDLLTHTLLHPVMARGLWNTVLQHLGMDVTLQTGSLQLLDAATLRRAAIAGMGVGLVSDLHAHADLAAGRLVAPLGVDALDGMDPAQMPGFYLVLPRSHKRVATIEAFSRWVKAERWDQEPVCDFDTDCV is encoded by the coding sequence ATGACCCGCAGCCCGCGCCTGCCCCCGCTCAACGCCCTGCGTGCTTTCTGGGTCGTCATGCGGCACGGCAGTTTCCGCGGGGCCGCCGAGGAGCTGCTGATCAGCCCGCAGGCCGTCAGCCAGCAGATCCAGCTGCTGGAGGAAAGCCTGAAGATCACGCTGTTCCGGCGCCGGGGCCGGCTGATCGAACCCACCGACCAGGCGGCCCTGCTCGCGCCCTTCGTGCAGGCGGGCTTCGACGAGCTGACCGAAGGCGTGCAGCGCGTGACGCGCGCCAGCAGCCGCAAGCGCATCAACATCAACGTCAGCCCCTACTTCGCCATGCACTACCTGATGGCCAGGCTGGAACGCTTCTCCAAGCAGATGCCCGATGCCGACCTGCGGCTCACCACCATGGTGACGCTGCCGGACTTCACCGCCGACGAGGTCGACGTGTCGATCCAGTGGGGCTTCGGCGAATGGAAGGACCTGGACACCACGCTGCTGGTGCGCGACCCGAAGATCATCTGCTGCACGCCCGCGCTGGCCAGGACCATCCACGCGCCCGAAGACCTGCTCACGCACACCCTGCTGCATCCAGTCATGGCGCGCGGCCTGTGGAACACCGTCCTGCAGCACCTGGGCATGGATGTCACCCTGCAGACCGGCAGCCTGCAACTGCTGGACGCCGCGACGCTGCGGCGCGCCGCCATCGCCGGCATGGGCGTGGGCCTGGTCTCGGACCTGCACGCGCACGCCGACCTGGCCGCGGGCCGGCTGGTGGCGCCGCTGGGCGTGGACGCGCTGGACGGCATGGACCCTGCGCAGATGCCAGGCTTCTACCTGGTGCTGCCGCGCTCGCACAAACGGGTCGCGACGATCGAAGCCTTCAGCCGCTGGGTCAAGGCCGAGCGCTGGGACCAGGAACCCGTCTGCGATTTCGATACCGATTGCGTGTGA
- a CDS encoding pyridoxal phosphate-dependent aminotransferase: MSLIAQRLSAIKPSASMAASLAARELAATGVDVIDLSLGEPDFAPPAHIIDTAFHAARQTRMLYTPAAGTPALRHAVAAKFARENGLAYAIDEIAVAGGAKQVIFNALMATMDPGDEVILPAPYFVSYPEMVKLLGGIPVTPACAAEHGFRLTPEILESAITPRSKWLFLNLPGNPSGATYSQAELRALGDVLARHPHVHILSDEIYEHIIFDGRSFVSFGLACPDLRDRSLIVNGVSKAYAMTGWRIGYAAGPRALIAAMSKVQSQSCTAVCTVAQIAAQAALEGPQDCVAEYRAAFERRRDLVAQGIAGIDGLTLAPPEGAFYAYIGCAALIGATTPQGDTLADDVAVSRHLLAQAHVSSVPGTAYGLSPFFRISTAASDATLAEALRRIDTAVASLTRPPRR, translated from the coding sequence ATGAGCCTGATCGCGCAACGCCTGTCCGCCATCAAGCCGTCCGCGTCCATGGCGGCCTCGCTGGCCGCCCGGGAACTGGCGGCCACCGGGGTCGACGTGATCGACCTCAGCCTGGGCGAGCCCGACTTCGCGCCGCCCGCGCACATCATCGACACGGCCTTCCACGCGGCGCGCCAGACACGTATGCTGTACACGCCCGCCGCGGGCACGCCCGCGCTGCGCCACGCCGTGGCCGCCAAGTTCGCGCGCGAGAACGGCCTGGCCTACGCCATCGACGAGATCGCGGTCGCAGGCGGCGCCAAGCAGGTCATCTTCAATGCCCTCATGGCCACCATGGATCCGGGCGACGAGGTCATCCTGCCCGCGCCCTATTTCGTGTCCTACCCCGAGATGGTCAAGCTGCTGGGCGGCATCCCCGTCACCCCGGCCTGCGCCGCCGAACACGGTTTCCGGCTGACGCCCGAGATCCTGGAAAGCGCCATCACGCCCCGCAGCAAATGGCTGTTCCTGAACCTGCCCGGCAACCCCTCGGGCGCCACCTACAGCCAGGCCGAGCTGCGGGCGCTGGGCGACGTGCTGGCACGGCATCCGCACGTGCACATCCTGTCGGACGAGATCTACGAGCACATCATCTTCGACGGACGCTCCTTCGTCTCCTTCGGCCTGGCCTGCCCCGACCTGCGCGATCGCAGCCTGATCGTCAACGGTGTCTCGAAGGCCTATGCCATGACGGGCTGGCGCATCGGCTATGCGGCCGGGCCGCGCGCGCTCATCGCCGCCATGTCCAAGGTGCAGAGCCAGTCCTGCACGGCCGTCTGCACCGTGGCGCAGATCGCCGCCCAGGCCGCGCTGGAAGGCCCGCAGGACTGCGTCGCCGAGTATCGCGCCGCGTTCGAGCGCCGGCGCGACCTGGTCGCGCAGGGCATCGCCGGCATCGACGGGCTCACCCTGGCGCCGCCCGAAGGCGCGTTCTATGCCTACATCGGCTGCGCGGCGTTGATCGGCGCCACGACCCCACAGGGCGACACCCTGGCCGACGACGTCGCCGTCAGCCGCCACCTGCTCGCGCAGGCGCACGTCTCGTCGGTGCCCGGCACGGCTTACGGCCTGTCGCCATTCTTCCGTATCTCCACCGCGGCCTCCGATGCTACGCTTGCCGAGGCACTCCGCCGCATCGACACCGCTGTCGCCTCCCTTACCCGGCCACCACGAAGATGA
- a CDS encoding hydantoinase B/oxoprolinase family protein has translation MSQIDEIRMQVMWNRLISVVEEQALTLLRTAFSTSVREAGDLSAGVYNARGEMLAQAVTGTPGHVNTMAEAVRHFIDEITPARMYPGDTYVTNDPWKGTGHLHDITMVTPSFRGEVLVGFFACTAHVVDVGGRGFGADGKSVYEEGIQIPIMKFAERGDVNQDLIRILRANVREPNQVIGDFYSLAACNDVGHRRLMEMLDEVKLPDLESLGAFILARTHAATLARIAKLPRGTWANDMMTDGYDEPIKLAAAVTIAQDGVNVDFTGSSPTSRWGINVPLIYTKAYACYAIKCVVAPDIPNNAASLALFNVSSPPNVLNALRPAPVSVRHVIGHMVPDLVLGALAQALPGQILAEGAGALWNVHISVRPAAGRQGRRAEVLMFNSGGMGARPGLDGLSATAFPSGVHTMPIEATEHTGPIVVWRKELRPDSGGAGRYRGGLGQVIEIAPADGHEFDFSAMFDRITSPPRGRDGGAAGAPGKVALDDGTLLRPKGWQHVPAGRRLVLNLPGGGGFGDPARRAEDARTQDRVRGYETGGQS, from the coding sequence ATGAGCCAGATAGACGAAATCCGTATGCAGGTCATGTGGAACCGCCTGATCTCCGTCGTCGAGGAGCAGGCGCTCACGCTCCTGCGCACCGCCTTCTCGACCTCCGTGCGCGAAGCGGGCGACCTCTCCGCCGGCGTCTACAACGCGCGCGGCGAGATGCTGGCCCAGGCGGTCACCGGCACGCCCGGCCACGTCAACACCATGGCCGAGGCGGTGCGCCACTTCATCGACGAGATCACGCCGGCGCGCATGTATCCCGGCGACACCTACGTGACCAACGACCCCTGGAAAGGCACGGGCCACCTGCACGACATCACCATGGTCACGCCGTCCTTCCGCGGCGAGGTGCTGGTGGGCTTCTTCGCCTGCACGGCGCACGTGGTGGACGTGGGCGGGCGCGGCTTCGGCGCCGACGGCAAATCGGTGTACGAGGAGGGCATCCAGATCCCCATCATGAAGTTCGCCGAGCGCGGCGACGTGAACCAGGACCTGATCCGCATCCTGCGCGCCAATGTGCGCGAGCCCAACCAGGTGATCGGCGACTTCTATTCGCTGGCCGCCTGCAACGACGTGGGCCATCGCCGCCTGATGGAAATGCTGGACGAGGTGAAGCTGCCCGACCTGGAAAGCCTGGGCGCCTTCATCCTGGCCCGCACGCACGCCGCCACCCTGGCGCGCATCGCCAAGCTGCCGCGAGGCACCTGGGCCAACGACATGATGACCGACGGCTACGACGAGCCCATCAAGCTGGCTGCCGCGGTCACCATCGCCCAGGACGGCGTGAACGTCGACTTCACGGGGTCCTCGCCCACCAGCCGCTGGGGCATCAACGTGCCGCTGATCTATACCAAGGCCTATGCGTGCTATGCGATCAAGTGCGTCGTGGCGCCGGACATCCCCAACAACGCGGCTTCGCTGGCGCTCTTCAACGTCTCCTCGCCACCCAACGTGCTGAACGCGCTGCGACCGGCCCCGGTGTCGGTGCGGCACGTGATCGGCCACATGGTGCCCGACCTGGTGCTGGGCGCGCTGGCCCAGGCCCTGCCCGGCCAGATCCTGGCCGAAGGCGCCGGCGCGCTGTGGAACGTGCACATCTCGGTGCGTCCCGCCGCGGGCCGGCAAGGCCGCCGCGCCGAGGTGCTGATGTTCAACTCCGGCGGCATGGGCGCCCGGCCCGGCCTGGACGGCCTGTCGGCCACCGCCTTCCCGTCGGGCGTGCACACCATGCCCATCGAGGCGACCGAGCACACCGGCCCCATCGTCGTCTGGCGCAAGGAGCTGCGTCCCGACTCGGGCGGCGCGGGCCGCTATCGCGGCGGACTGGGGCAGGTCATCGAGATCGCCCCCGCCGACGGCCACGAGTTCGACTTCTCGGCCATGTTCGACCGCATCACCTCGCCGCCGCGCGGCCGCGACGGCGGCGCTGCCGGTGCGCCGGGCAAGGTCGCGCTGGACGACGGCACCTTGCTGCGGCCCAAGGGATGGCAGCACGTGCCCGCCGGACGGCGGCTGGTGCTGAACCTGCCGGGCGGCGGCGGCTTCGGCGACCCGGCCCGACGCGCCGAGGACGCGCGAACGCAGGACCGCGTGCGCGGCTACGAGACCGGGGGCCAGTCATGA
- a CDS encoding hydantoinase/oxoprolinase family protein produces MMGQDIRLGADIGGTFTDVALDVRGTLYSTKVLTNHAAPEQGILDAIAIVAQDAGIALSDVDLIIHGTTLATNALIERRGARTAFVTTEGFRDVIEMRTENRYEQYDLGIALPPPLIPREDRYTVKGRISAQGEVLQPLDEEGLAAIAQRIKAGGYGAVAIGFIHAYMNDAHERRARDILAAQLDLPISLSAEVSPQMREFERFNTVCANAYVRPLMASYLKRLQSRLLEMGARCPVYMIHSGGGLISVDTAAQFPVRLVESGPAGGAIFAADIARRFGLARVVSYDMGGTTAKICLIEGFQPQTARTFEVARTYRFCKGSGMPISIPVIEMIEIGAGGGSLAWVDALGRIQVGPESAGSEPGPACYDRGGQRPGVTDADLLLGKLDPDNFAGGKIRLSADASRAAVLKDVGEPLQLDAQGAAFGICDVVDENMANAARVHAVENGKNIAENTMIAFGGAAPLHAARLCEKLGIDRCLVPRGAGVGSAIGFLKAPFGYEAVASQVCRLAGFDSAGLNTLLADLKRTAEGFVREGTQAEVGREITAFMRYAGQGWEIPVSLPDREFSPADEAMIEAAFRERYAQFFGRAVEGPAIEFVTFSVKVQEIHPEGTRQPLVDQGKPVGASVRRKVFDPALGSEQDSAIVERDALSAGDRVSGPAIIVERETSTVLTSPFDAVVQADGTLLLVRKGH; encoded by the coding sequence ATGATGGGTCAAGACATACGCCTGGGCGCCGACATTGGCGGCACCTTCACGGACGTCGCGCTCGACGTGCGCGGCACGCTCTATTCCACCAAGGTACTGACCAACCACGCCGCCCCGGAGCAGGGCATCCTCGACGCCATCGCCATCGTGGCGCAGGACGCCGGCATCGCGCTGTCGGACGTGGACCTGATCATCCACGGCACCACGCTGGCCACCAACGCGCTGATCGAGCGGCGCGGCGCGCGCACGGCCTTCGTCACCACCGAGGGCTTTCGCGACGTGATCGAGATGCGCACCGAGAACCGCTACGAGCAATACGACCTGGGCATCGCGCTGCCGCCGCCGCTGATTCCGCGCGAAGACCGCTATACCGTGAAGGGCCGCATCAGCGCGCAGGGCGAAGTGCTCCAGCCGCTGGACGAGGAAGGCCTGGCCGCCATCGCCCAACGCATCAAGGCGGGCGGCTATGGCGCGGTGGCCATCGGCTTCATCCACGCCTACATGAACGACGCGCACGAGCGGCGCGCCCGCGACATCCTCGCGGCCCAGCTCGACCTCCCGATCTCGCTGTCGGCCGAGGTGTCGCCGCAGATGCGCGAGTTCGAGCGCTTCAACACCGTCTGCGCGAACGCCTATGTCCGGCCGCTGATGGCCAGCTACCTGAAGCGCCTGCAAAGCCGTCTCCTGGAAATGGGCGCGCGCTGCCCGGTCTACATGATCCACTCGGGCGGCGGCCTGATCTCGGTGGACACGGCCGCGCAGTTCCCGGTGCGTCTCGTGGAGTCAGGCCCGGCCGGCGGCGCGATCTTCGCCGCCGACATCGCGCGCCGCTTCGGCCTGGCGCGCGTGGTGTCCTATGACATGGGCGGCACCACCGCCAAGATCTGCCTGATCGAGGGTTTCCAGCCCCAGACGGCACGCACCTTCGAGGTCGCGCGCACCTATCGCTTCTGCAAGGGCTCGGGCATGCCCATCTCGATTCCCGTCATCGAGATGATCGAGATCGGCGCGGGCGGCGGCTCGCTGGCCTGGGTGGACGCGCTGGGACGCATCCAGGTGGGGCCGGAATCCGCGGGCTCCGAACCAGGTCCGGCCTGCTATGACCGGGGCGGCCAGCGTCCCGGCGTCACCGACGCCGACCTGCTGCTGGGCAAGCTCGATCCCGACAACTTCGCGGGCGGCAAGATCCGCCTGTCCGCCGACGCCTCCCGCGCGGCGGTGCTGAAGGACGTGGGCGAGCCGCTGCAGCTCGACGCCCAGGGCGCGGCCTTCGGCATCTGCGACGTCGTCGACGAAAACATGGCCAATGCCGCGCGGGTGCACGCCGTCGAGAACGGCAAGAACATCGCCGAGAACACCATGATCGCCTTCGGCGGCGCGGCGCCCCTGCACGCCGCGCGCCTGTGCGAGAAGCTCGGCATCGATCGCTGCCTGGTGCCCCGCGGCGCGGGCGTGGGCTCGGCCATCGGCTTCCTCAAGGCGCCTTTCGGCTACGAGGCCGTGGCGTCGCAGGTCTGCCGCCTGGCCGGCTTCGACAGCGCCGGCCTGAACACCCTGCTGGCGGACCTGAAACGCACCGCCGAAGGCTTCGTGCGCGAAGGCACCCAGGCGGAGGTCGGGCGCGAGATCACCGCCTTCATGCGCTATGCCGGCCAGGGCTGGGAGATCCCGGTCAGCCTGCCGGACCGGGAGTTCAGCCCGGCGGACGAGGCCATGATCGAGGCCGCCTTCCGTGAGCGCTATGCGCAATTCTTCGGCCGCGCGGTCGAAGGCCCCGCCATCGAGTTCGTGACCTTCTCGGTCAAGGTGCAGGAGATCCATCCCGAAGGCACGCGCCAGCCTCTCGTCGACCAGGGCAAACCCGTCGGCGCCAGCGTCCGCCGCAAGGTCTTCGACCCCGCGCTGGGCAGCGAGCAGGACAGCGCCATCGTCGAACGCGACGCGCTGTCGGCGGGCGACCGCGTCAGCGGTCCGGCCATCATCGTCGAACGCGAAACCTCCACCGTCCTCACCTCCCCCTTCGACGCCGTCGTGCAAGCCGACGGCACCTTGCTGCTCGTACGCAAAGGACACTGA
- a CDS encoding thiamine pyrophosphate-dependent enzyme — MHRNGGKLLVDSLLALGATKSFGVPGESYLAVLDALHDTAGKLDYVLCRNEGGAAFMAAAYGKLTRRPGICFVTRGPGATNASIGVHTALQDSAPMLLFVGQVGTDMKGREAFQEVDYRAAFGALAKWAVEIDDVDRIPEILSRAWTMAVSGRPGPVVIALPEDMLTARTTVEPLRGPVQVHEPAPAERPLRALRAYLTTARRPVILLGGCNWEDQGTAPIQRFAEASDIPVVAVFRYQDQFDNHSPVFCGEAGVGMSPAVRTLLRDADVILAINNRFGENSTEGYTLLSVPEPAQTLIHVHASDLELGKVYRPALAIQAGPNAFARALGELAPVQGGWADWRASARQAYEAGFDLPDLPSPVDMGKVCAHLRDTLPEDAILTNGAGNFAVWPGKFFRYGPRARLLGPQSGAMGYGLPAAIAARLVHPTRTVVCFAGDGDFQMNCAELATALQADAQPIILLINNGIYGTIRAHQERHYPERVHGTTMSRNPDFVTLAQAYGLHAERVQHTSEFAAAFARARASRTGALLDLAISPEAITPRQTLSQMRQQALAAKETTS; from the coding sequence ATGCATAGAAACGGGGGAAAACTATTGGTCGACAGCCTGCTTGCACTGGGCGCGACCAAGAGCTTCGGCGTGCCAGGGGAAAGCTACCTGGCCGTGCTGGACGCACTGCACGACACGGCGGGGAAACTGGACTATGTCCTGTGCCGCAACGAAGGAGGCGCCGCCTTCATGGCGGCGGCCTACGGCAAGCTCACCCGCAGGCCGGGCATCTGTTTCGTCACGCGCGGGCCCGGCGCCACCAACGCCTCGATCGGCGTGCACACGGCCCTGCAGGACAGCGCGCCCATGCTTCTGTTCGTGGGCCAGGTCGGCACCGACATGAAGGGCCGCGAGGCCTTCCAGGAGGTCGACTATCGCGCGGCTTTCGGCGCGCTGGCCAAATGGGCGGTCGAGATCGACGACGTCGACCGCATTCCCGAGATCCTGTCGCGGGCATGGACCATGGCCGTGTCGGGCCGGCCCGGACCGGTAGTCATCGCCCTGCCCGAGGACATGCTGACCGCGCGCACCACGGTGGAACCGCTGCGCGGCCCCGTGCAGGTGCATGAGCCCGCGCCGGCGGAACGCCCGTTGCGGGCGCTGCGCGCCTATCTGACGACCGCGCGCAGGCCGGTCATCCTGCTGGGCGGCTGCAACTGGGAAGACCAGGGCACCGCGCCCATCCAGCGGTTCGCCGAGGCCTCCGACATCCCCGTCGTCGCCGTGTTCCGCTACCAGGACCAGTTCGACAACCACTCTCCCGTGTTCTGCGGCGAAGCCGGCGTGGGCATGAGCCCCGCCGTCAGGACGCTGCTGCGCGATGCCGACGTGATCCTGGCCATCAACAACCGATTCGGCGAGAACTCCACCGAAGGCTATACCCTGCTGTCGGTGCCGGAACCTGCGCAAACGCTCATCCACGTGCACGCCAGCGACCTGGAGCTGGGCAAGGTCTACCGGCCCGCGCTGGCCATCCAGGCCGGGCCCAACGCCTTCGCGCGCGCCCTGGGCGAGCTTGCGCCGGTGCAAGGCGGCTGGGCCGACTGGCGCGCCTCGGCCCGCCAGGCCTATGAAGCGGGCTTCGACCTGCCCGACCTGCCTTCGCCCGTGGACATGGGCAAGGTCTGCGCCCATCTGCGCGACACCCTGCCCGAGGACGCCATCCTGACCAACGGCGCAGGCAATTTCGCCGTGTGGCCGGGCAAGTTCTTCCGCTATGGACCGCGCGCGCGGCTGCTGGGCCCGCAATCGGGCGCCATGGGCTACGGCCTGCCCGCCGCCATCGCCGCCAGGCTCGTGCATCCGACGCGCACCGTGGTGTGCTTTGCCGGCGACGGGGATTTCCAGATGAACTGCGCCGAACTGGCCACCGCGCTGCAGGCCGACGCGCAGCCCATCATCCTGCTCATCAACAACGGCATCTACGGCACCATCCGCGCGCACCAGGAACGCCATTATCCCGAGCGGGTGCACGGCACCACCATGTCGCGCAACCCGGACTTCGTCACGCTGGCCCAGGCCTATGGCCTGCACGCCGAGCGCGTGCAGCACACCAGCGAGTTCGCGGCCGCCTTCGCCCGCGCGCGCGCCTCGCGCACCGGCGCGCTGCTCGACCTGGCCATTTCGCCCGAAGCCATCACCCCTCGCCAGACGCTGAGCCAGATGCGCCAGCAGGCGCTTGCCGCAAAGGAAACCACCTCATGA
- a CDS encoding TRAP transporter substrate-binding protein, translating into MRAIAKWAAAFTLALPAAMAGANTTWTMATGYPESSFFTQNIRQFISEVEKESGGRLKIDLRPNDTLIKHDAIKRAVQTGQIQAGEVRLGVYGNEDPMYVLDGLPNIAGNYEEAWQLMQAQAPYFEKILGRHNLRAITYVAWPGQGFYTKTPVASPADFKGKRLRIYSQPTLKMGQMLGFQATILPFAEVPQAFATGLIDSLFTSAQTGIDTQAWDNVKYFMYTGTLHNKNMVIVNDRAFKRLDDDLQKIVLVAGERASRRGFDMSRKAGDETIATLRANGMEVSEAPDSIQKQLGEVGETMMAEWRKTANPEQQKVLDDYLGMKKQAGN; encoded by the coding sequence ATGCGAGCAATTGCAAAATGGGCGGCTGCGTTCACGCTGGCGCTGCCGGCGGCAATGGCCGGTGCCAACACCACCTGGACCATGGCCACCGGGTATCCGGAAAGCAGTTTCTTCACCCAGAACATCCGTCAGTTCATCAGCGAGGTCGAGAAGGAAAGCGGCGGGCGCCTGAAGATCGACCTGCGTCCCAACGACACCCTGATCAAGCACGACGCGATCAAGCGCGCGGTGCAGACGGGGCAGATCCAGGCGGGCGAAGTGCGCCTGGGCGTCTATGGCAACGAAGACCCGATGTACGTCCTGGACGGCCTGCCCAACATCGCCGGCAACTATGAAGAGGCATGGCAGTTGATGCAGGCGCAGGCGCCCTACTTCGAGAAGATCCTGGGGCGGCACAATCTGCGTGCCATCACCTACGTGGCCTGGCCCGGACAGGGCTTCTACACCAAGACGCCGGTCGCGTCGCCGGCAGATTTCAAGGGCAAGCGCCTGCGGATCTATTCCCAGCCCACGCTCAAGATGGGGCAGATGCTGGGCTTCCAGGCCACCATCCTGCCCTTCGCGGAAGTGCCGCAGGCCTTCGCCACCGGCCTGATCGACTCCCTGTTCACCAGCGCGCAGACCGGCATCGACACGCAGGCCTGGGACAACGTGAAGTACTTCATGTACACGGGCACGCTGCACAACAAGAACATGGTCATCGTCAATGACCGCGCCTTCAAGCGCCTGGACGATGACCTGCAGAAGATCGTGCTGGTCGCGGGCGAGCGCGCATCCAGGCGCGGCTTCGACATGAGCCGCAAGGCGGGCGACGAGACCATTGCCACGCTGCGCGCCAATGGCATGGAGGTGTCCGAGGCGCCCGACTCCATCCAGAAGCAGTTGGGCGAGGTCGGCGAGACGATGATGGCCGAGTGGCGCAAGACGGCCAATCCCGAGCAGCAGAAGGTGCTCGACGATTACCTGGGGATGAAGAAGCAGGCGGGGAACTGA
- a CDS encoding TRAP transporter small permease has translation MRTFLNGLYKASGLAAAMFMAGIGLAVLAQVFGRMLGMTADATELSGFFMAAATFLGLAYTFRDGGHIRIGLLVTRLEGRARKAFELWSCLVGAGLAAYTSVYAVIFAFESHEFNDISPGLLAIPFWIPQAGMAAGLVILTVALLDAAWAVAHGRKAGYERNEDAVLGE, from the coding sequence ATGCGCACCTTTCTGAATGGCCTGTACAAGGCCAGCGGACTGGCGGCGGCCATGTTCATGGCGGGCATCGGGCTGGCGGTGCTGGCGCAGGTGTTCGGCCGGATGCTGGGCATGACTGCGGATGCCACCGAACTGTCGGGCTTCTTCATGGCGGCGGCCACCTTCCTGGGCCTGGCCTATACCTTTCGCGACGGCGGCCATATCCGCATCGGTCTGCTGGTGACGCGGCTGGAAGGCCGGGCGCGCAAGGCCTTCGAACTCTGGAGCTGCCTGGTGGGCGCGGGGCTGGCGGCGTACACCTCGGTGTACGCCGTGATCTTCGCCTTCGAGTCGCATGAGTTCAACGACATCAGTCCGGGGCTGCTGGCGATTCCGTTCTGGATTCCGCAGGCGGGCATGGCGGCGGGCCTGGTCATCCTGACCGTGGCGTTGCTCGATGCCGCATGGGCGGTGGCGCATGGCCGCAAGGCCGGCTACGAACGCAACGAGGATGCGGTGCTGGGCGAATGA